A window of Haliscomenobacter hydrossis DSM 1100 contains these coding sequences:
- a CDS encoding SMP-30/gluconolactonase/LRE family protein — protein sequence MKKITLKVCLFALSICFCGFTQVSGQEIGTIEFISPELSSLIKKEAKVEVIAEGFQFTEGPLWLEKEKMLLFSDIPANTIYKWTEAKGKEVYVKPGGYTGSEPRGGFMGPNGLYKTKDGKLWVCQHGDRRIAAMDAPLNAPKSNFVTVAGSYDGKKLNSPNDFFMSSKGELYFTDPAYGFEGGMKDPKKELPFQGVYKMDKAGKVTLLIDSMQAPNGIGILPDGKTLLVANTQGRGRGWYAYDIASNGTLENARVFYNPGNIREPGGCDGFKIDKKGNVFAAGPGGIWIFTKEGKLIGKIKVNNLTAANCALTANGKTLYITATQYLLRVKMR from the coding sequence ATGAAAAAAATCACGCTGAAGGTGTGCTTGTTTGCACTTTCGATCTGCTTTTGTGGGTTTACGCAGGTGTCCGGTCAAGAGATCGGCACCATTGAGTTCATTTCACCAGAGCTTTCGAGCCTCATCAAAAAAGAAGCGAAGGTAGAAGTGATTGCCGAAGGTTTTCAATTTACGGAAGGACCTTTATGGCTGGAGAAGGAGAAAATGCTCTTGTTTTCTGACATTCCTGCCAATACCATTTACAAATGGACCGAAGCCAAGGGCAAAGAAGTATATGTGAAGCCAGGGGGGTACACGGGCAGCGAACCCAGGGGTGGGTTCATGGGGCCCAATGGATTGTACAAAACCAAAGATGGTAAGTTGTGGGTTTGCCAACATGGCGACCGCAGAATTGCCGCTATGGATGCCCCTCTCAATGCGCCAAAGTCCAATTTTGTAACCGTCGCAGGATCCTACGATGGCAAAAAATTGAATAGTCCGAATGACTTTTTTATGTCTTCCAAAGGTGAGCTTTATTTTACCGACCCGGCTTATGGTTTTGAAGGCGGAATGAAAGATCCCAAAAAAGAGCTCCCGTTTCAAGGGGTCTATAAAATGGACAAAGCCGGAAAGGTCACGCTGTTGATTGATTCCATGCAAGCGCCCAATGGCATTGGCATCCTTCCCGATGGAAAAACCTTATTGGTAGCCAACACCCAGGGAAGAGGTAGAGGCTGGTACGCTTATGATATTGCCTCGAATGGTACCTTGGAAAACGCGCGTGTGTTTTACAATCCAGGAAATATCCGAGAACCTGGAGGCTGCGATGGATTTAAAATCGATAAAAAAGGGAATGTGTTTGCGGCAGGGCCGGGTGGTATCTGGATTTTCACGAAGGAGGGTAAGTTGATTGGAAAAATCAAGGTGAATAATTTGACTGCGGCCAATTGTGCTTTAACCGCGAATGGCAAAACGCTTTACATTACGGCTACGCAGTATTTGTTAAGGGTTAAAATGCGATAG
- a CDS encoding SMP-30/gluconolactonase/LRE family protein, protein MSDQRSNKIFFYSILSAAIVIAMTSCTSSPEPAWQKLNQELISKHNLKVRNLSGLPTNDIESNLKDGQVTNLDQVDSIDLAPGVKAKIFWGTGTMVSVIELAPNAKIPEAELPAERFAFVLEGSIEQLINGKSVSLISKEREAPDGTHSGTPRVDFVYLEKGSKSAVTAGSAGAKLLEIYSPFRLDYLEKAGVTNLPTKMAELTNPAKPNVKPNQVYDLYDFQLTELAPGAHSRLIAGKNTQFSFISMEPGSVFGHHIHPEEQMMMVLRGECDEILLDTEQRMTPGDVVVIPGNMVHGAKMSAVGCDALDIFWPVRPDYMEKEQARMAAYRAIIPENAKPELLVDGTKTKPSLTFSEGPKWMNGKVYFSNMYFDQNWTADPSKSSTVELSPDGTYKNITQGKMQTNGLYPYKNGNLLVCDMIGHQVVEMTPAGKVVKVIVDQYDGKPIDGPNDIITDAKGGIYFTDPQFTMEPKKSQPGRAVYYVAPEGKVTRLTKPNEFAMPNGIVLSPDGKTLYINNCYDDESWFPVNSEKDNYIWAYDVKEDGTISNGRQFAKLFLTGNVLDRKGKSSSADGMAIDKKGNLYVATYYGVQIFNAAGKYVGMINLPSFPVSLCFGGKDMKTLYIVSYSKVYTIRTNMEGFVNYL, encoded by the coding sequence ATGAGTGACCAAAGATCCAACAAAATTTTTTTCTATTCCATTTTGTCTGCTGCGATTGTCATTGCAATGACGAGTTGCACCTCTTCTCCTGAACCAGCGTGGCAGAAGCTCAACCAGGAACTAATTAGTAAACACAATTTGAAAGTCCGGAATCTGTCCGGATTACCCACAAACGATATTGAGTCAAACCTGAAAGACGGACAAGTTACCAATCTTGACCAGGTAGACAGTATTGATTTAGCCCCAGGCGTTAAAGCAAAAATCTTCTGGGGAACTGGCACCATGGTGAGTGTGATTGAACTGGCACCCAATGCAAAAATCCCCGAAGCCGAATTGCCAGCTGAAAGGTTTGCCTTTGTGCTTGAAGGTTCTATTGAGCAATTGATCAATGGGAAATCGGTTAGCCTGATTTCCAAAGAAAGGGAAGCTCCGGATGGTACACATAGCGGTACGCCTCGTGTCGATTTTGTCTATCTGGAAAAAGGAAGCAAAAGTGCCGTGACCGCAGGTAGTGCAGGTGCCAAATTATTGGAGATTTACAGCCCCTTCCGTTTAGATTATCTTGAAAAAGCGGGCGTTACGAATCTACCGACAAAAATGGCTGAACTTACCAATCCGGCGAAGCCAAATGTAAAGCCGAATCAGGTGTACGATTTGTACGATTTTCAACTCACCGAACTTGCCCCTGGCGCTCATTCCAGACTCATTGCGGGGAAGAACACCCAGTTTAGTTTTATTTCAATGGAACCGGGATCAGTTTTTGGACATCATATCCACCCTGAAGAACAAATGATGATGGTACTCAGAGGTGAATGTGATGAAATTTTGCTGGATACGGAACAACGCATGACACCCGGTGACGTGGTGGTCATTCCGGGCAATATGGTTCATGGGGCAAAAATGAGCGCGGTAGGATGTGATGCGCTGGACATTTTCTGGCCAGTCCGCCCAGACTACATGGAAAAGGAGCAAGCCAGAATGGCCGCTTACCGGGCGATTATTCCAGAGAATGCAAAACCTGAATTATTGGTGGATGGAACAAAAACCAAGCCCAGTCTGACTTTCAGCGAAGGCCCAAAATGGATGAACGGCAAAGTCTATTTCTCCAATATGTATTTTGATCAAAACTGGACCGCCGATCCTTCCAAGAGTTCTACGGTCGAATTAAGCCCTGATGGCACTTATAAAAATATTACTCAAGGCAAAATGCAAACGAACGGGCTCTATCCGTATAAAAACGGCAACCTGCTGGTTTGTGATATGATCGGGCATCAGGTGGTGGAGATGACCCCGGCCGGTAAAGTTGTAAAAGTGATTGTAGATCAATACGATGGCAAACCCATCGACGGCCCTAACGATATCATTACCGATGCCAAAGGAGGGATTTATTTCACCGATCCTCAGTTTACGATGGAGCCGAAGAAGTCCCAACCCGGTCGGGCGGTGTATTACGTTGCACCGGAAGGTAAAGTTACCCGACTGACGAAGCCCAACGAATTCGCGATGCCCAACGGGATTGTGTTGTCACCGGATGGTAAAACCTTGTACATCAACAATTGCTACGATGACGAATCCTGGTTTCCGGTAAATAGTGAGAAGGACAATTACATCTGGGCTTACGATGTGAAGGAAGATGGAACCATCAGCAACGGCAGACAATTCGCCAAGTTGTTCCTAACCGGTAATGTGCTGGACAGAAAAGGCAAGTCATCGAGTGCCGATGGAATGGCCATTGACAAAAAGGGCAATCTTTATGTAGCCACCTACTATGGGGTGCAAATTTTCAATGCCGCAGGAAAATATGTTGGAATGATCAATTTACCGAGCTTCCCGGTGAGCCTTTGTTTTGGGGGCAAAGACATGAAAACCCTGTACATCGTCAGCTACAGCAAGGTGTATACCATTCGCACCAACATGGAAGGCTTCGTCAATTATTTATAA
- a CDS encoding mandelate racemase/muconate lactonizing enzyme family protein, which produces MKKTSSRRSFLSKSALVGAMGFTGLTQTFGKGYTNAVDVNPKLSAPSDLKIKDVQVAYLRGGGRMFIKITTNQDIVGYGEGVDAVGGAYHLAKRFGMMLRDQSPLNVHRIFDQIRKGGVFGGAQAGMYIAVLSGIETALWDLAGKALNVPVYQLLGGKFRDKVRVYMDTALYQNQLPKPEDFAAAAKEAVAMGMTAVKFDLDQGNDPNKYDRYNWTAGPAEIQRMYDQMAAARQAVGPNIDICADMHGRYDFPTGQRAAKVLEPLNLMWLEEPIPAENVDAYAEITKSTSTPICAGENHYLAYGFRPLLEKGAVDIVMPDLQKAGGLGEGQRIANLANLYYVPFAPHMVASYLGAMAAAHVCASVPNFMILEWQIYYHKDVMWKEIVNFDGPEFVEKGFIKVSDKPGIGVSVNEEGLKKYAAQGIPFFE; this is translated from the coding sequence ATGAAAAAAACATCTTCAAGACGTTCGTTTTTGAGCAAAAGCGCCTTGGTTGGTGCAATGGGGTTTACGGGGCTAACCCAAACTTTTGGCAAAGGGTATACCAATGCGGTGGACGTCAACCCTAAGTTGTCAGCTCCTTCTGATCTAAAAATCAAAGATGTCCAAGTTGCCTACCTGAGAGGCGGAGGAAGAATGTTCATCAAAATCACCACCAATCAGGATATTGTCGGTTATGGAGAAGGGGTGGATGCAGTAGGAGGTGCCTATCATTTAGCCAAACGTTTTGGGATGATGCTGAGAGACCAGAGCCCACTTAACGTCCACCGGATATTCGATCAGATTAGAAAAGGTGGGGTTTTTGGAGGCGCGCAGGCAGGTATGTACATCGCGGTGTTGTCTGGAATTGAAACTGCCCTATGGGATTTGGCTGGGAAAGCGCTGAACGTTCCAGTATATCAGCTATTGGGCGGTAAGTTTCGCGATAAGGTGCGGGTTTACATGGATACGGCACTGTATCAGAACCAGTTGCCTAAGCCAGAAGACTTTGCTGCCGCTGCAAAAGAGGCCGTTGCAATGGGGATGACTGCTGTAAAATTTGACCTGGATCAGGGCAACGACCCCAACAAGTACGACCGCTACAACTGGACCGCCGGGCCCGCTGAAATCCAGAGAATGTATGACCAAATGGCTGCTGCCCGGCAAGCGGTAGGGCCGAATATTGACATTTGTGCCGACATGCACGGGCGTTATGACTTCCCCACTGGCCAGCGCGCGGCTAAAGTATTGGAGCCATTGAACCTGATGTGGTTGGAAGAGCCCATCCCGGCTGAGAACGTTGATGCTTACGCGGAAATCACTAAATCGACCAGCACGCCAATTTGTGCGGGTGAGAACCATTATTTGGCTTATGGCTTCCGACCCTTGTTGGAAAAAGGCGCGGTAGATATCGTCATGCCGGATCTGCAAAAAGCAGGTGGACTGGGTGAAGGTCAACGCATTGCGAACCTGGCCAATTTGTATTATGTGCCTTTTGCACCCCACATGGTGGCTTCTTATCTGGGCGCAATGGCGGCTGCCCACGTATGTGCCTCCGTGCCCAATTTTATGATTTTGGAATGGCAGATTTATTACCACAAAGATGTAATGTGGAAAGAGATTGTCAATTTTGATGGTCCAGAATTTGTAGAAAAAGGCTTCATCAAAGTATCGGACAAGCCAGGTATTGGGGTGAGTGTAAATGAAGAAGGTTTGAAAAAATATGCCGCTCAGGGGATACCATTTTTTGAATAA
- a CDS encoding RraA family protein → MKAWFTIFLGLVVCLSIETSLHGQTISKEELIFLTSEWKGERFQDGRPKISDALLERAKHIMIDDAWTVLKNEGYLNQYEGGWKTVNTQSMTGRAVTAMYLPSRPDVEKNIKERGAKQGRKGNTNAWPIDVLTKGDLYVADAFGKIGGGPIMGATLANSIFSKSGNGVVFDGACRDLQEITNLKGFNAFVRDFHPSFTEQMVLMGLNSPIRIGNAIVLPGDLVIATIEGVLFVPAHLAEQVVSTSEFVIRKDQFGFEMVRTNKYSTGEIDSEWTDEIKTEFLKWLEKHPELGKMTRAELDKVMSKRTW, encoded by the coding sequence ATGAAAGCATGGTTCACCATTTTTTTAGGCTTAGTTGTCTGCTTATCGATTGAAACTTCTTTGCATGGGCAAACCATTTCCAAAGAAGAACTGATCTTTCTTACCTCTGAATGGAAAGGAGAAAGGTTTCAGGACGGCAGGCCAAAAATTTCCGATGCCCTTTTGGAAAGGGCGAAGCACATCATGATTGACGATGCCTGGACGGTGCTGAAAAATGAAGGCTACCTCAACCAATACGAAGGTGGCTGGAAAACGGTCAACACGCAAAGTATGACCGGGCGGGCAGTCACCGCCATGTACCTGCCCAGCCGACCCGATGTTGAAAAAAACATCAAGGAGAGAGGGGCAAAACAAGGCCGGAAAGGGAATACCAATGCCTGGCCGATCGATGTACTCACCAAAGGCGACTTGTACGTTGCCGATGCTTTTGGGAAAATCGGCGGCGGCCCAATCATGGGTGCTACCCTGGCCAATTCCATCTTTAGCAAATCTGGAAACGGGGTAGTCTTTGATGGCGCTTGCCGGGATTTGCAGGAAATCACCAACCTCAAAGGTTTTAATGCTTTTGTACGGGATTTTCACCCCTCCTTCACCGAGCAAATGGTGCTGATGGGGCTGAACAGCCCAATTCGAATCGGCAATGCCATCGTTCTTCCCGGAGACTTGGTTATTGCGACCATCGAAGGTGTACTTTTTGTGCCCGCACATCTGGCCGAACAAGTGGTCAGCACATCGGAATTTGTCATTCGAAAAGACCAGTTTGGTTTTGAAATGGTCAGAACCAACAAATACAGCACCGGAGAAATCGACAGCGAGTGGACGGATGAGATCAAAACGGAGTTTTTAAAATGGCTGGAAAAACATCCCGAGCTGGGCAAGATGACCCGTGCAGAACTCGACAAAGTGATGAGCAAAAGAACATGGTAA
- a CDS encoding SusC/RagA family TonB-linked outer membrane protein, whose product MMRLNKLVVLVLAFFCCHLTVIAQQVTGKVTANDGTPLLGVNISVKETKTGTISESNGAFQIAASPGNTLVFSYIGFATYEVTLGNEKNVDVTLKEDAQSLTEVVVTALGVQRESKKLGYSVTAVNTDQLTQNRTTNVMESLEGRVAGLNITPPAAGAGSSMQIRLRGQAAFAGANNAPLIVINGLPIDQGARGVNGLGTPRDLGDNLSNVNPDDIESMTVLKGATAAAIYGARAANGAIIITTKSGRKNQGIGVEYSSNYSTQHALNFFDFQTEYGQGTGGKRPTSGANAATTGHFAWGERLDGVPTPIFDGSLQPYSANPDNLFGFLQTGTDFTNTIAMSGGGANGSFRASFSNTDAEGITPNNEYNRKIANVGINHNISKKLKLQLNINYTNEQQVNPPQIGTQGPGAVNFFTRLATSIPLSALKNSAIAANGTETLTSGFQGTLLNPYYALAVGQRYETNRDRFLSTATLRYDLTDWLYVQGRYNYDFALTFTESHDPGGIGTSVPTNADGTFKGGYNLSESKGTDVNADFLVGGGKEFGKFSVDANVGGNTWRVKNNGFNQSSSNFIVRDLYSIGNGSVRNQGYGFSQYRVNSLYGWAELGYNNLLYLNFTGRQDWFSVLNPEDNSELYQSVSGSFIFSELMKNQTWLSYGKLRASWAEVGSSNGVNPYDGVLTYGISQNQFQGQTTAGISGNSAPNRFLRPFSVEEKEIGIELRMFGNRVTLDVSAFDKITTDQVLDVQLSNTSGYNSSKENLGSLKNSGLEFLVEVKPIQTPNFSWTSSWNHAFLATKVLSVGAPSEIIVLNWGATGNEFIGQLRYVEGLPMNQVYARTYLKNEEGQILLTDQGRLIPTTDYVSFGSSIPKHTGGWNNAFTYKNLSINIHFDYKLGGVVISSTALNANRQGHSKQSLVGRREGEKGVVFPGVYRSNEQPNTTAVDPATFYADYRNNQMGDIVTFKSDFVKLRNVSISYNLTDLMRKSNVLGFIKGLSVTASCRNAALLYKDIPDLDPEAIQSSGDFRSGYENTSLPTTRNFNFSLNAKF is encoded by the coding sequence ATGATGCGACTAAACAAACTCGTTGTTTTAGTCTTGGCTTTTTTTTGCTGTCACCTAACAGTAATTGCACAACAGGTAACAGGGAAAGTTACTGCCAATGACGGAACTCCTTTGCTTGGAGTAAACATTTCCGTCAAAGAGACCAAAACTGGTACTATTTCAGAATCGAATGGAGCATTCCAAATTGCTGCCTCTCCAGGTAACACTTTGGTTTTTAGCTACATCGGATTTGCGACCTACGAAGTTACACTTGGCAATGAAAAGAATGTGGATGTCACGCTGAAAGAAGATGCTCAAAGCCTGACGGAAGTAGTGGTAACCGCGCTGGGTGTCCAAAGGGAATCCAAGAAATTGGGCTATTCCGTAACCGCGGTGAATACAGATCAGCTCACCCAAAACAGAACGACTAACGTGATGGAGTCGCTGGAAGGTCGGGTGGCAGGTCTGAATATTACCCCTCCGGCGGCCGGTGCAGGGTCCAGTATGCAGATACGTTTACGCGGGCAAGCTGCGTTTGCAGGAGCAAACAACGCCCCTTTGATTGTCATCAATGGGCTTCCGATTGATCAGGGTGCTCGGGGTGTGAATGGTTTGGGAACCCCACGTGACCTTGGTGATAACTTGTCAAACGTTAACCCGGATGATATAGAAAGTATGACCGTATTGAAGGGCGCAACTGCTGCGGCAATTTATGGTGCCAGAGCCGCCAACGGTGCCATCATCATCACCACCAAATCTGGCCGAAAGAATCAGGGTATCGGCGTGGAATATAGCTCCAATTACTCGACCCAACACGCACTGAATTTCTTTGATTTCCAGACGGAATACGGTCAAGGTACCGGAGGAAAAAGACCAACGAGTGGCGCAAACGCGGCGACTACGGGTCATTTTGCCTGGGGCGAGCGCTTGGATGGAGTACCCACGCCCATATTTGATGGTTCTTTGCAGCCTTACTCGGCTAATCCAGACAATCTTTTTGGCTTTTTACAGACAGGAACAGACTTCACCAATACGATTGCTATGTCTGGTGGCGGAGCGAATGGAAGCTTCAGGGCTTCATTTTCCAACACGGATGCTGAAGGCATCACTCCAAACAATGAGTACAATAGGAAGATTGCCAATGTAGGGATCAATCACAACATTTCTAAAAAACTCAAGCTGCAGTTGAACATTAACTACACCAATGAGCAACAGGTTAACCCACCACAAATTGGTACACAAGGGCCAGGAGCTGTAAACTTTTTTACCAGACTAGCTACGTCCATTCCACTATCAGCTTTGAAAAATAGTGCAATAGCGGCCAATGGAACGGAGACGCTGACTTCCGGTTTTCAGGGTACCTTATTGAACCCCTATTATGCTTTAGCAGTGGGTCAACGTTATGAAACGAACAGAGATCGGTTTTTGTCAACCGCTACTTTAAGGTATGATCTGACCGATTGGTTGTATGTGCAGGGTAGATACAACTATGACTTTGCTCTGACTTTTACGGAGTCTCACGATCCGGGAGGGATAGGTACCAGCGTGCCAACCAATGCGGATGGTACTTTTAAAGGAGGATATAATTTGTCGGAGAGTAAAGGAACGGATGTAAATGCTGATTTCCTGGTCGGTGGTGGCAAAGAGTTTGGTAAGTTTTCAGTAGATGCCAATGTTGGTGGAAACACCTGGAGGGTCAAAAACAACGGCTTTAATCAAAGTTCGTCAAACTTTATCGTCCGTGATCTTTATTCCATCGGAAACGGTAGTGTTCGCAATCAGGGTTATGGTTTTTCCCAATACAGGGTTAATTCACTGTATGGCTGGGCCGAACTTGGGTACAACAACCTGCTTTACCTCAACTTTACTGGCAGACAAGATTGGTTCTCCGTCCTGAATCCAGAGGACAACAGCGAGCTTTACCAATCTGTTTCGGGTAGTTTTATTTTCTCCGAGTTGATGAAAAACCAGACCTGGCTTTCATACGGTAAGTTGAGGGCTTCCTGGGCAGAAGTAGGTAGCTCAAATGGGGTAAATCCCTACGACGGGGTGCTGACTTATGGGATCAGTCAAAACCAATTCCAAGGCCAAACGACTGCTGGTATTTCAGGAAACTCTGCACCCAACCGGTTCTTACGGCCATTTAGTGTAGAAGAGAAAGAAATTGGCATTGAACTGAGGATGTTTGGCAATCGCGTAACACTGGACGTTTCGGCTTTTGACAAAATAACCACCGATCAGGTATTGGATGTTCAATTGTCCAATACTTCCGGATACAACAGTTCTAAGGAAAATCTTGGTTCCTTAAAGAATAGTGGCTTGGAATTCTTGGTTGAAGTTAAACCCATCCAAACCCCCAATTTCAGCTGGACAAGTTCCTGGAATCATGCCTTTCTGGCTACAAAAGTACTTTCAGTTGGTGCGCCAAGTGAGATCATTGTGCTCAACTGGGGGGCTACTGGAAATGAGTTCATTGGGCAACTACGGTATGTAGAAGGGCTACCCATGAACCAGGTTTATGCAAGAACCTATTTAAAAAATGAAGAAGGCCAGATTCTCCTCACCGACCAAGGTCGTTTAATTCCAACTACGGACTACGTAAGTTTTGGTAGCTCGATTCCTAAACACACTGGTGGTTGGAACAATGCATTTACCTATAAAAACTTGAGTATCAACATCCACTTTGATTACAAGTTAGGTGGGGTCGTCATCTCTTCGACGGCTTTGAATGCGAACAGACAAGGACACTCCAAGCAGTCTTTGGTTGGTCGTAGGGAGGGAGAAAAGGGTGTTGTATTCCCTGGTGTTTACCGATCAAATGAACAGCCCAATACCACGGCGGTTGATCCAGCTACATTTTATGCAGATTACCGCAACAATCAAATGGGCGATATCGTGACCTTTAAGTCTGATTTTGTCAAGCTGAGAAACGTATCGATATCCTATAATCTTACCGATTTGATGCGGAAATCAAATGTCCTTGGGTTCATCAAGGGGCTATCGGTGACTGCTTCTTGTCGAAATGCGGCACTGCTTTACAAGGATATACCTGACCTCGATCCAGAAGCCATTCAATCATCGGGAGACTTCAGGTCTGGTTATGAGAACACCTCTCTGCCAACCACCCGCAATTTCAATTTTAGTCTTAATGCCAAATTCTAA
- a CDS encoding SusD/RagB family nutrient-binding outer membrane lipoprotein has protein sequence MKQFKGLLLTSAIFFLLGGCDKDFVELNTNPYAVTDLDPALLFVGAQRSHLGGWETEHTIVQHFVNPFNSGATLGPNFNADIDNFNNGKWDGSYPNIIKNLVQALSLLEGSSGRVNLQSMLRIWKAQVFMGLVDTHADIPYFNAGQAFLKGSEYFFPAYDDDAAIYADLEKELREAIAALNPSGDFVSADLFFGANGSVKTTTATAQVDKWKKLGNSLLLRLGMRYSKLDANKAKTIVTDAFNGGVMKSNDDNAWVKYDGTLFTNGANGGLVNNNPYFYYAAEPLVEQLKTTADPRGPFIVATYANPSNPLADPAPNTSLASQFGVPVGVINTDLTKPAYRGAKGGGYNYSQMNVGVVASLTAPDFWVTYPEVSLLLAEAAQRGWIAGGETAAKQYYEDGIKADIKRYALYPKSSTVSDADIATFLASPGIAYNAADALKLINTQLWIAYIRNGTQAWANFRRSGFPALSPNRFNNLLNGGFVRRLSYPDYELAQNRTNYQNAVKAIGGTDNLTTRVFWDKE, from the coding sequence ATGAAACAGTTTAAAGGACTTTTGCTGACCAGTGCAATTTTCTTCTTGCTGGGAGGTTGCGATAAGGATTTTGTAGAGTTAAACACGAATCCTTATGCCGTAACCGATCTTGATCCAGCGCTTTTGTTTGTTGGTGCTCAACGCTCGCACCTGGGTGGATGGGAAACAGAACACACGATTGTTCAGCACTTTGTGAACCCCTTCAACTCAGGAGCCACGCTTGGCCCGAATTTTAATGCCGACATCGACAACTTCAACAATGGAAAATGGGACGGTTCTTATCCCAACATCATCAAAAACCTGGTTCAAGCCCTTTCACTTTTAGAAGGGAGTAGTGGCCGGGTAAACTTACAAAGCATGTTGCGCATCTGGAAGGCCCAGGTATTCATGGGTTTGGTAGATACCCATGCAGATATTCCTTACTTCAACGCAGGACAGGCTTTTCTTAAAGGTAGTGAGTATTTCTTCCCAGCCTATGACGATGATGCAGCCATTTACGCAGATCTGGAAAAGGAACTCAGAGAGGCTATCGCGGCGCTGAATCCTAGTGGCGACTTTGTTTCAGCTGATCTCTTTTTTGGTGCGAATGGATCTGTTAAAACCACTACTGCCACAGCACAGGTGGACAAGTGGAAAAAACTGGGTAATTCGTTGTTGCTGAGATTGGGCATGCGGTATTCAAAGTTGGATGCAAACAAAGCCAAGACGATTGTTACAGACGCGTTTAACGGCGGAGTGATGAAATCCAATGATGATAATGCCTGGGTTAAGTACGATGGTACCCTCTTTACCAATGGAGCCAACGGGGGGCTGGTCAACAACAACCCTTATTTCTACTATGCTGCCGAGCCTTTAGTGGAGCAATTGAAAACAACAGCGGATCCACGTGGGCCATTTATCGTTGCCACTTATGCCAACCCCTCAAATCCATTGGCTGACCCTGCCCCAAATACTAGCCTGGCAAGCCAGTTTGGTGTGCCTGTAGGGGTAATCAATACCGATCTGACCAAGCCAGCCTATCGCGGTGCCAAAGGTGGCGGGTACAACTATTCACAAATGAATGTGGGGGTGGTTGCCTCTTTAACTGCTCCTGATTTTTGGGTGACTTATCCGGAAGTTTCCTTACTCCTCGCCGAAGCTGCACAAAGAGGTTGGATTGCCGGGGGAGAAACCGCTGCCAAACAATATTACGAAGATGGCATCAAAGCAGACATCAAACGCTATGCACTGTATCCAAAATCTTCCACGGTTTCTGATGCAGACATCGCTACTTTTCTGGCCAGTCCAGGGATCGCTTATAATGCGGCGGATGCGCTCAAGCTGATCAACACCCAACTTTGGATTGCCTACATAAGAAATGGAACCCAGGCTTGGGCCAATTTCAGAAGAAGTGGCTTTCCTGCTTTGAGTCCAAATCGCTTCAATAACCTGCTCAACGGTGGATTCGTCAGGCGATTGTCTTATCCTGATTATGAGTTGGCTCAAAATCGGACGAACTACCAGAATGCAGTCAAGGCCATCGGTGGTACGGATAATTTGACGACAAGGGTATTTTGGGATAAAGAATAG
- a CDS encoding RraA family protein, whose amino-acid sequence MKTLIKFWGLLAMLPLMLQGQQMSKEELAYLTPEWKGERLADGRPKVSDDILKRMKSVTLEEAWATCRGAGFNYQYEGNWMQVHPEGVLVGRALTATFIPGRPDIHKAIQEKGKKDGRILSPNAWPIDMLQPGDVYVVDHHGAEIDGPTVGDNLANSILGRSGNGFIYDGPIRDVNGMKEMADFTVYFKTYHPSHHFGSLGPNDRVPRLNTTLIGINTPTRIGTATVMPGDVVLARDGGVIFIPAHLAQQVVESSEIVRLRDMFGHARLREKKYTAGQIDTRWSDEIEKDFSQWLKDNKMKLPVSPERVEELLKTRTW is encoded by the coding sequence ATGAAAACCTTGATCAAGTTTTGGGGCCTTTTAGCAATGCTCCCGCTAATGCTTCAGGGGCAGCAGATGTCCAAAGAAGAATTGGCCTATCTTACTCCAGAGTGGAAAGGGGAACGATTGGCTGATGGGAGGCCTAAAGTTTCCGACGACATTTTAAAAAGGATGAAATCGGTCACGCTGGAGGAAGCTTGGGCGACCTGTCGAGGCGCTGGTTTCAATTATCAATACGAAGGGAATTGGATGCAAGTCCACCCTGAAGGAGTGTTGGTCGGCAGAGCTTTAACGGCTACATTTATTCCCGGCAGACCAGACATCCACAAGGCCATTCAGGAAAAAGGTAAAAAGGATGGTCGGATTCTCTCCCCCAATGCCTGGCCCATCGACATGCTCCAACCCGGCGACGTGTATGTGGTAGACCACCACGGTGCTGAAATCGATGGCCCAACCGTGGGCGACAACCTGGCCAACTCTATTCTTGGTAGATCTGGCAATGGCTTTATTTATGATGGGCCAATCAGAGACGTCAACGGAATGAAAGAAATGGCAGATTTTACCGTCTACTTCAAAACTTACCATCCCTCGCATCACTTTGGCAGCCTTGGCCCCAATGACCGGGTTCCCCGATTGAATACCACGTTGATTGGCATCAACACGCCCACTCGAATCGGGACAGCTACGGTAATGCCGGGCGACGTGGTGCTGGCCAGAGATGGTGGGGTGATTTTTATTCCGGCACACCTGGCCCAGCAAGTAGTTGAATCTTCAGAAATCGTTCGGCTAAGAGACATGTTTGGTCACGCCAGATTGCGGGAGAAAAAATACACCGCCGGGCAAATCGATACCCGCTGGTCAGATGAGATTGAGAAAGATTTTTCTCAGTGGTTGAAGGACAACAAAATGAAGCTTCCAGTATCACCCGAGCGGGTGGAGGAACTGCTTAAAACCAGAACTTGGTAG